Within Acidobacteriota bacterium, the genomic segment CCTGTCGACCGAGGCCGAGATGGAGCACTTCATCCTCGAAAAGGTGACGGAGGAGCGCAAGCTCACGACGCCCGCCGGGAAGGTCTACCAGGGGCCCGCGCTGATGGCCGCGCTCGAGCGGCTCACCGAGATGCGCCGGCTGATGACCGTGATGAAGAAGCGGGGATATGACGTCGAGATCCTCGACACGCTGCTCAGGGAAGGGGTCTGGCAGCGCTCCTTCTTCGCGGACCGCGAGCAGGTCGAGGTGCTGACCGCGGCGCTGCTCGAGAAGGGCCGCGTGGTGGCGCCGATCACGCACGACGAAGAGCATTCGCTCTACGCGTTCTCGGTCGCATCCAAGGTGCTCGGCCACGCCGACGCGAAGATCTCGTGGGACGGACTCGTGGGGACCGTCGAGTACCGGCGGCTCTACCAGGCGCACCGCGACACGGGCGACATGAACTCAGGCCCCCTCCTGCTCGCGAACAATGGCGACGAGACGTCGCTCCCCGACAAGGAGGCGCTGCTCGACCACATCATGGAGGCGGGGCGCGAGGGGGTGACGATCCAGAGGTACAAGGGCCTCGGCGAGATGAACCCCGAGCAGCTCTGGGAGACGACCATGAACCCCGAGACGCGCCGCGCGCTCCAGGTTCGCATCGAGGACGCCGAGGCGGCCAACGACATCTTCAGCGTCCTCATGGGCGAGCAGGTCGAGCCCCGTCGCGAGTTCATCGAGAAGTACGCCCTCGACGTGAGGAACCTGGACATCTAGCCCGGGAACGGACCCCCAACCACCGGAAGCGCAAAGCAACCCGAGCACGCAGCCAACCATGGACGAAAAGACCGAACGCCCCGATCGCACGACGCCCGTCTCGATCCACGACGAGATGAAGAAGTCGTACCTCGACTACGCGATGTCCGTCATCATCGGGCGCGCGCTTCCCGACGTCCGCGACGGCCTCAAGCCGGTGCACCGCCGTGTCCTCTACGCGATGCACGACATGGGGAACGATCACGCGAAGCCGTACAAGAAGGCCGCTCGCATCGTCGGCGACGTGATCGGCAAGTACCACCCCCACGGCGAGATGTCGGTGTACGACGCCGTCGTGCGCATGGCGCAGGATTTCTCCCTCAGGCACCCGCTCGTCGACGGCCAGGGGAACTTCGGATCGATCGACGGCGACCCGCCGGCGGCCATGCGCTACACGGAGGTCCGCATGTCGCGCCTCGCGGGCGAGATGCTGAAGGACCTCGAGAAGGAGACCGTCGACTGGGTCGCGAACTACGACGGATCCCTCGAGGAGCCCCTCGTCCTTCCGAGCGCGATCCCCAACCTGCTGGCCAACGGCTCCGACGGCATCGCCGTCGGGATGGCGACGAAGATCCCCCCGCACAATCTCGGCGAGCTCGTCGACGCGCTCATCCTGACGATCGAGCAGCCCGAGAGCCAGCTCGGCGACATCATGAAGCTCCTCCCGGGGCCCGACTTTCCGACGGCCGGGTTCATCCACGGCACGGAGGGGATCCGCCAGGCGTACGCCACCGGCCGCGGCGCCATCAGCATGCGCGGCCGCGCCGAGATCGAGGAGGCGACGCGCAAGGGCGCCCTGCGCATCGTCATCACCGAGATCCCGTACCAGGTGAACAAGGTCCGCCTCATCGAGCAGATCGCCGATCTCGTCCGATCGAAGCGCGTCGAGGGGATCGCCGACATCCGGGACGAGTCGAGCCGCGAGGGGATGAGGCTGGTCCTCGAGCTCAAGAAGGACGAGGCGCCGCAGCCCATCCTCAATTTCCTCTACAAGCACACACAGCTCCAGGACTCCTTCGGCTGCATTCTCCTGGCCATCGTGGGCGGCCAGCCGAAGGTTCTCACGCTCCGCGAGATGCTCGACGCCTTCGTCGCGCACCGGCGCGAAATCGTCCTGAGGCGCACCGCCTTCGAGCTCCGGAAGGCCGAGGAGCGCGCCCACATCCTGGAAGGGCTCAAGATCGCGCTCGATCACCTCGACGAGGTGATCGCGACGATCCGCGCGGCGCGCGACCCGCAGACCGCCAAGGAGCAGCTTCGCTTCAAGTTCAAGCTGAGCGACCTCCAGGCGCAGGCGATCCTCGAGATGCGGCTCCAGCGCCTCACCGGGCTCGAGCGCGACAAGATCATCCAGGAGTACGAGGACACGCTCCGGGAGATCGCGCGCCTGATGGGAATCCTCGGCAGCGAGCAGAAGGTCCGCGAGATCATCGTCGAGGAGCTCCGCAAGGTGAGGGCCACGTACGCCAACGAGCGGCGCACCGAGATCGTCCCCTTCGTGGACGAGATCCTCCTCGAGGACATGATCAAGGAAGAGGACATGGTGGTCACCGTGTCCCACACCGGGTACATCAAGCGCAGCCCGCTCGACATCTACCGGACGCAGCGGCGGGGCGGGAAGGGGCGCGTCGGCATGACGACGCGCGACGAGGACTTCGTCGAGCACCTCTTCATCGCGTCGACGCACGCGAGCCTTCTCATCTTCACGAGCAAGGGAAAGGTGCACCG encodes:
- the gyrA gene encoding DNA gyrase subunit A, producing MDEKTERPDRTTPVSIHDEMKKSYLDYAMSVIIGRALPDVRDGLKPVHRRVLYAMHDMGNDHAKPYKKAARIVGDVIGKYHPHGEMSVYDAVVRMAQDFSLRHPLVDGQGNFGSIDGDPPAAMRYTEVRMSRLAGEMLKDLEKETVDWVANYDGSLEEPLVLPSAIPNLLANGSDGIAVGMATKIPPHNLGELVDALILTIEQPESQLGDIMKLLPGPDFPTAGFIHGTEGIRQAYATGRGAISMRGRAEIEEATRKGALRIVITEIPYQVNKVRLIEQIADLVRSKRVEGIADIRDESSREGMRLVLELKKDEAPQPILNFLYKHTQLQDSFGCILLAIVGGQPKVLTLREMLDAFVAHRREIVLRRTAFELRKAEERAHILEGLKIALDHLDEVIATIRAARDPQTAKEQLRFKFKLSDLQAQAILEMRLQRLTGLERDKIIQEYEDTLREIARLMGILGSEQKVREIIVEELRKVRATYANERRTEIVPFVDEILLEDMIKEEDMVVTVSHTGYIKRSPLDIYRTQRRGGKGRVGMTTRDEDFVEHLFIASTHASLLIFTSKGKVHRVKVFELPEVGASAKGKALVNFVNLAAEEKVMALVAIKEFELKTYVVMATAKGVIKKTPLTDFQNIRTGGIIALTIDAGDDLLGARLSDGTQDIILATHGGKIIRFHEDDVRDMGRAARGVRGIKLREKDYVVEMDTLAGATHIMTVTENGYGKRTEIAKYRKQTRGGYGIIDIRTTPRNGTVVGVKAVKDDDQIMLITVQGMIMRMRVKQTSVVGRATQGVRLISVEGGDKLVSVAKLAEK